One Salvia splendens isolate huo1 chromosome 1, SspV2, whole genome shotgun sequence genomic window, TCACGTTTTGCGGCTCAGAATTTATGTAAGTGGTTTGATCAAGGGATATACGGATAACAACAGAAAGTTGTGAGTCGGAGTATTTAAGATCGTCGCATAAGATCATCACTGTACGATAGTATTGGAATGAAAATACGGGCACCATGATAGATTAAGATATACAAATGAAGGTCGTCGACGAGAGAAAATCGTCTAGCAAGTGGCGAAATTGAATCAACTAAAATGGGAAATAATCGAAAGGAGAAACGCGTGcaagcaccatcaccatcacctcctccacctaaGCCAGAATGGCATATTGAATGGTTTTGCTAAAGCAAAATCCTAATATCTTCGATGGGATAGGAGAGCCAGCAAAGGCAGAGACTTGGATATGCGCTTTGGAGCGTATTATCACAGTTCTAATGTGCAACGCTGAGGAACGAATGACTTGTGTGACCTATGGGTCAGTCGATATCtggtgggataccaagatgaagACTACGCCACGAGATCAAGTGGGTAGAATGACTTGGGAGAACTTTAAGGAGGAGATATATATCAAGTACGTACCAACAGCAAAGGCGGCTGAGTTTTACTACTTAACCCAAGGGCGCATGTCGGTGACTGAATATGATCGAACACTCTGCGATATGACTCGGTATGCACCTAAACAAGTTGACACCGACGAGAAGCTAGCAGATAAGTTCCGTGAGGGTCTAAGGCATGAGATAAAGATGGCACTAGCTAGTCGTGGGAGACTTACATACGCGGAGGAGTTAGCCCTCGCACTAGATGTTGAGGCaactatgcccaaggagagggcgaTGTGAAACACTACACTAGCACTGCCTCCACCACATTATTctcgagagaagagaaagtgggatgaAAAATAGGACCCACTATGAAAACAAGAGTTACCAGCCCACCCAAAATCGACCACAGTATGGGGGTAGATAAAATTTCTCTAGCCAGAGGAGCGACTTCCGACCTAGACCACCACAATGTaatgtgtgctccaagtaccatcACGGAGAGTGCAGAATGCTGAATACCACcaagtgcttcaactgtggtggaaatggccacatctctagagagtgtccgagcaagaacgTGGGCATGGGTTCAAGGCGGAACAGTCAGGGATTTCGTCCGCAGTCCAGGGCACCACCGGCTGAACCAAGGATGAATTGtgatcaacctccgcgacaacaacaacctcacCGCCCAAGACTTCCCTCCCAGTCTAGAGCATATGAGCTGAGTTTTAGACAACCCAAGACTGAACAATGACGGGAATTTGGAAGGTATGGGCAAACTCCTcgatacgggcgcatcgcattctTTCATATCAGAACTATATGTGGACACATTAAGTTGCCAGCAAATAAATCTGAACATAGGATGATGGTGACCTCACCAGTGGGAGAGGTAGTAGAGATTTCTCGAacatgctcgaacatagaaattGTTATAGGAGAACTTAGGCTAGTCGCGCACGACTTACAAGTTATGGCCATGAAGGATGTCGATGTAATATTGGGAATGGATTGATTGActgcgaattttgctacgattcgattaaggagagacaaatatcatTACAAGCCCCTGGAAAGGAACCAATCGTGTATCATGGAATCACGATTAATAGAAAGacgtctatcatctccgcgctcCAAGCCACTACGATGTTAAGAAAATGGCATCCTGCCTAtctggtctatctacaaggagatgagaaggaagaaaggaaacTGGAGGACGTTGTTGTGGTACAATTTGCAGACGTTTTTCCTGAAGCTTTACCTGgcccaccgccagatcgacaattggagttcacaatcgacctagagctAGGGTCGGCACCGGTGTCTAAGGCCCCATATCGAATGACGcctaaagagttggaagaactcaagatacaactacaACAGCTtatggacttgggtttcattagacccagtgtttcaccgtggggcgcgcctgtgctttttgtgaagaagaaagatggatcgatgagaatgtgcatcgattatagagaattgaacaagatgactctcaagaacaaatatccactgccgagaatagatgacttATTCAATCAACTTCGGGGAGTCGgcgtgttctcaaagatggacttaaggtccggataccatcaatTAAGGGTACGAAGAgaggacataccgaagactgcttttcgcacaagatatggtcactatgagttcgtgGTAATGCCAtttggattgacgaatgcacctgccgtattcatggatttgatgaaccgagtattccacccatacttggataaattcgttttggtattcatagatgatgtactcgtttactcgaggaatgagaaggaacacgaAGAGCACCTGCGAATTACCTTGGAGACATTGAGGAGTGAGAAATTGTATGCTAAATTCAACAAGTGCGaattttggcttaaggaagtaaatttccttggtcatatcgtgacggcagaaggaattcgagtggatcctgctaaggttgaggcggtacaacgGTGGAAAGCACCtacaacaccaaacgagattcggagtttcctaggcttggcaggatactaccgataGTTTATTGAagggttctccaagatagcgagacccatgacccaacaactcaagaagggggtaaaagtcaattggaccccagagtgtgaggcaagcttccaactgttgaagaaaaagctaactagtgcaccgattctagcGGTGCCAGAGCCTgaagtgaactacgtggtatacactgacgcatcgaaggtgggacttggatgcgtattgatgcaaaacaacaaggtgattgcttacgcgtcacgacaattgaggccacacgagttgaactatccaacccacgatttggagttagcagcggtagttcacgccttaaagatttggagacatcatctctacggagttcgatgtgagatttttacagaccacaaaagcctgaagtatttcttcgagcagaaagatttgaatatGCGGCAAagaagatggctcgagttggtgaaagactactattgtggcatcaattatcaccccggcaaagcaaatgtggtggcggatgctttgagccggaaagaTCATTCCCAGCTGGCTACTTTTATCACCAAAGAAGAGAGCTTGATTCGCGAATTcagcaagatgcgtttggaagtggtgagggcacctgaaacagtgaATGCACGAATCGCCACTCTAgctgttgaacctgatctaaggtcgaggattattgaagcacaacggatggatgcgaaattGGAGGAAATTCGTATTGAAGTGCGAACCGGTGAATCTgggaattttagtgaagaaggAGACAATGCCCTTACTTTTGAAGGAAGATTATGCATGCCAGATAGCGAGGAGCTCAAAAATGAGATTATGAGTGAAGCGCATGAaactccttacaccgcccacccaggaagtacgaaaatgtatcaagatttgaagaaatccttttggtggaatggtatgaagagggacatagcatCATTTGTCGAAAGATGCCTagtctgccagcaagtgaagattctacatcaacgaccgtatgggaagctacaaccactagaaattcctgagtggaaatgggagcacatcgccatggatctTGTGACGGGATTGCCAAGGACTCTAAGAGGGAACaccgccatttgggtaattatagaccgactcactaAGAGCGCGCACTTCATTCCGATTCTTGTAAGCTATGGGTCCAACAAACTGGCTCAAATCTACATATGGGAGATagttcgattgcatggagtcccagtgactatcacgtccgaccgtgacccaAAATTTACCTCAAGGTTTTGGATGAGCCTACAGAAAgagcttggaaccaaattgaacttcagcacaacgtttcacccgcaaaccgttggacagtccgaaagaacgatccaaactctcgaagATATGCTAAGAGCCGTGATactcgaccgaggaggaagttgggaggcagcactcccactgatcgagttcgcctacaacaatagcttccaagcaacgataaacatggcgccgtatgagGCATTATATGGAAGAAATtgtagatcgccgctctactgggatgaagttggcgagagaagaatactcggacctgatgcagttgaagagatggtgggaatcgttcgacaaattcgtgagaggataaaagaagctcaagacagacaaaaatcatacgcggatgtccgacgaactgatttacaattccaagctggcgacaaagttttcctgaaagtatctccatcaaaagggataacacgatTCGGCGTCAAGGGCAAACTGACGCCGCGATTTATCGGACCTTacgaaattcttgaaggagtgggCTACGTTGCATACCGGTTGGCGCTACCACCAAAccttgggaatgtgcacaacatttttcatgtgtcacagttacgaaaatacgtgttcgacccgaagcatgtgatccgttttgaggaAGTCGTGTTGAATCCAGACTTGAGTTACGAAGAGAGACCCCAATCTATtttggaccgaaagatccaGAATATGAGGAATAAACCTGTTGCTTGTATGAAAGTGCTAtgggaaaatcatgggcatgaagaagccacgtgggagaatgaggataaaatgatggaattgtacccagaactctttacttgagggtagcaaatttcgggacgaaatttctgttaagggtggtaggatgtaacgccccactttttgaaccctaatttgtgAACCCGAAAGTACTTGTTTTAATGCTATTGTTTTGCGAAGATCCATGATCTAATTGTGGTGAATTAATTGGTTTTGGACTGAGATTTGTGAAATAAGTTACATCGCGAATCTAAATAatttcctttccgtgaggaatatttattggactcaattctatgttggatccgataaataaaataaataatataatagtcCAGTCCGTGATTAATAAATTGTgtactgcacaatttaaaataaaatacaatgggctgTGAATTAagctaaactaattaaaataaaatatttttaattctaATCTTAATTAAAGATTTTACACAGATATTTCCTGCTCCGTGATGAGATATTCaccctccgtgatctgcaaataaatattaaataaattcaaatttatccaacatatata contains:
- the LOC121748463 gene encoding uncharacterized protein LOC121748463, with amino-acid sequence MVLLKQNPNIFDGIGEPAKAETWICALERIITVLMCNAEERMTCVTYGSVDIWWDTKMKTTPRDQVGRMTWENFKEEIYIKYVPTAKAAEFYYLTQGRMSVTEYDRTLCDMTRYAPKQVDTDEKLADKFREGLRHEIKMALASRGRLTYAEELALALDVEATMPKERAM